The Maniola hyperantus chromosome 2, iAphHyp1.2, whole genome shotgun sequence genome includes a region encoding these proteins:
- the LOC117993338 gene encoding uncharacterized protein isoform X2 produces the protein MVDWDLVLISIIADEEEGAQANNRDRRRFWVDNLWKERESKGEFNNLFNDLKYDVQKFYDYHRMDYEKFQALLNICRPYIEKQRTNFRNPIEADQRLSLCLRFLITGSSFKSLGYSYRMGFSTVRSIVHETCRVIWNVLRPSVMPKPTREKWTRIAMEFDEKWNFPNCIGAIDDVGSYGRNSDGGIMQNSIFGKKLTSNALDIPPKKRLPRTDLELPYVFVADEAFPLTTNIMRPFSGDRLTDEAMKIYNYRLSRARRIVENAFGILQERFELCQKGIQVQPKYVDNIILACTCLHNFIIGGTSTESQNIASVSINLENDNNMNNALDGMTVREMFKDYFRSDEGSIPWQNDIVNRH, from the exons ATGGTAGATTGGGATTTGGTGTTGATATCGATTATTGCAGATGAAGAAGAAGGTGCACAGGCTAATAATAGGGATAGAAGAAGATTTTGGGTTGATAATTTATGGAAAGAAAGGGAATCAAAGGGTGaattcaataatttatttaatgattTAAAATACGACGTGCAAAAATTTTATGACTATCATAGAATGGATTATGAGAAATTTCAAGCACTGTTGAATATATGTCGACCATATATCGAAAAACAGAGGACCAATTTTCGCAACCCCATTGAAGCCGATCAGAGATTATCCTTGTGTTTGAG ATTTTTGATCACGGGAAGTAGCTTCAAGTCTCTAGGTTACAGCTATCGCATGGGGTTTAGTACAGTGCGCTCTATCGTACATGAAACTTGCCGAGTCATTTGGAATGTCCTAAGACCTAGTGTTATGCCAAAACCAACAAGGGAAAAATGGACGCGAATCGCGATGGAATTTGATGAAAAATGGAATTTCCCGAACTGCATCGGTGCAATAGATG ATGTAGGATCATATGGACGAAATAGTGATGGAGGTATAATGCAAAACTCaatatttggaaaaaaattgacTTCTAATGCCCTCGATATTCCCCCAAAAAAACGTTTACCGAGGACTGATCTTGAGTTGCCGTATGTTTTTGTAGCAGACGAGGCTTTTCCGTTAACCACAAACATTATGAGACCATTTAGTGGCGATCGATTGACAGATGAAGCAatgaaaatatacaattatcGTTTGAGTAGAGCCAGGCGTATCGTCGAAAATGCATTTGGTATACTTCAAGAACGTTTCGAATTATGTCAAAAAGGAATTCAGGTTCAACCAAAATATGTTGATAATATCATTTTAGCATGTACTTGCTTACACAATTTCATCATAGGTGGTACAAGCACAGAAAGCCAAAATATAGCAAGTGTAAGCATTAATTTAGAAAACGATAATAATATGAACAATGCATTAGATGGTATGACAGTACGGGAGATGTTTAAAGATTACTTTAGGTCTGATGAGGGCTCTATTCCATGGCAAAACGATATTGTAAATAGACATTAA
- the LOC117993338 gene encoding uncharacterized protein isoform X1, producing the protein MVDWDLVLISIIADEEEGAQANNRDRRRFWVDNLWKERESKGEFNNLFNDLKYDVQKFYDYHRMDYEKFQALLNICRPYIEKQRTNFRNPIEADQRLSLCLRFLITGSSFKSLGYSYRMGFSTVRSIVHETCRVIWNVLRPSVMPKPTREKWTRIAMEFDEKWNFPNCIGAIDGKHFRIKAPRNSGSLYINYKKFFSIVLLAVVDANYKFVIADVGSYGRNSDGGIMQNSIFGKKLTSNALDIPPKKRLPRTDLELPYVFVADEAFPLTTNIMRPFSGDRLTDEAMKIYNYRLSRARRIVENAFGILQERFELCQKGIQVQPKYVDNIILACTCLHNFIIGGTSTESQNIASVSINLENDNNMNNALDGMTVREMFKDYFRSDEGSIPWQNDIVNRH; encoded by the exons ATGGTAGATTGGGATTTGGTGTTGATATCGATTATTGCAGATGAAGAAGAAGGTGCACAGGCTAATAATAGGGATAGAAGAAGATTTTGGGTTGATAATTTATGGAAAGAAAGGGAATCAAAGGGTGaattcaataatttatttaatgattTAAAATACGACGTGCAAAAATTTTATGACTATCATAGAATGGATTATGAGAAATTTCAAGCACTGTTGAATATATGTCGACCATATATCGAAAAACAGAGGACCAATTTTCGCAACCCCATTGAAGCCGATCAGAGATTATCCTTGTGTTTGAG ATTTTTGATCACGGGAAGTAGCTTCAAGTCTCTAGGTTACAGCTATCGCATGGGGTTTAGTACAGTGCGCTCTATCGTACATGAAACTTGCCGAGTCATTTGGAATGTCCTAAGACCTAGTGTTATGCCAAAACCAACAAGGGAAAAATGGACGCGAATCGCGATGGAATTTGATGAAAAATGGAATTTCCCGAACTGCATCGGTGCAATAGATGGTAAACATTTCAGGATAAAAGCACCTCGCAATAGTGGAAGTCTCTACATAAACTATAAAAAGTTTTTCAGTATCGTACTACTAGCGGTTGTGGATGCAAATTATAAATTTGTGATTGCAGATGTAGGATCATATGGACGAAATAGTGATGGAGGTATAATGCAAAACTCaatatttggaaaaaaattgacTTCTAATGCCCTCGATATTCCCCCAAAAAAACGTTTACCGAGGACTGATCTTGAGTTGCCGTATGTTTTTGTAGCAGACGAGGCTTTTCCGTTAACCACAAACATTATGAGACCATTTAGTGGCGATCGATTGACAGATGAAGCAatgaaaatatacaattatcGTTTGAGTAGAGCCAGGCGTATCGTCGAAAATGCATTTGGTATACTTCAAGAACGTTTCGAATTATGTCAAAAAGGAATTCAGGTTCAACCAAAATATGTTGATAATATCATTTTAGCATGTACTTGCTTACACAATTTCATCATAGGTGGTACAAGCACAGAAAGCCAAAATATAGCAAGTGTAAGCATTAATTTAGAAAACGATAATAATATGAACAATGCATTAGATGGTATGACAGTACGGGAGATGTTTAAAGATTACTTTAGGTCTGATGAGGGCTCTATTCCATGGCAAAACGATATTGTAAATAGACATTAA